The following are from one region of the Syngnathus acus chromosome 19, fSynAcu1.2, whole genome shotgun sequence genome:
- the unc13d gene encoding protein unc-13 homolog D isoform X1, producing MSSQRETVSSVDHLLKTPEQNGGLSSIKQYSPGHARKLGQTRKIRYRRDLKDDENPEEKARHIKQVELNPLYKELLYTIAHKMGKVAATEVFADSQLHQYIKEALTMTESEHKSLMEKVQHSEPPVYCLMATVKEARGILGKDISGLSDPYCLLSILEDEEERRTHRSRVKASKYVVKDAVSADKIYQTHIKKQTLNPIWNQTFLLEFEDIAGASFHLEMWDKDEEVSLGQKLEEITTSFSSLSRIIKEVKKEKGTDDFLGKIVIKLQDLHCTEDDWYILEPRTETYPDRGRCHLNLKFIHKTRDDALSPGRNAYINYCGILQRFVLSYISKQKTSAPWKGELCGEAQTLLEHYAAQTDLSPFLQDLAKWVAYSQLYQSVEVDSSLLLQQLTCVEYRWHQQEHELPQQQKQELGDSLHRFLHYGLHLVSKYRDIFPPTPSATPKLHTLLRILVQICKTKPFQKMNPADFELHDEVADAVQTGTQEWFTNKKGLHQPMTKELSEIIGALSRLIDEVRDDIKLNKDVWNRTFVSAVQVDVFTAVYEKLDSLVATEVRETLSQTEGHIDQSLANSLFPLYLSLQAIHKEKAFLQKRGLLKLTNFHVSFREAQPYWLKQMFNTTMDRVERAVKVDKLQPLHSGAVPVKHSSSAVDLVACIQPVCDLWEQMSWPDPEEAFMLMVKITEDVCKIVVTYCHSLKARVRMLSEKSDHESAINMLCVVVNDLEYLRSVLTRLPANLNWAGLQERIQHVIGESQFQNTLPSQVQQAQGILGREIRSALDTLSKTLNTDIETHVRGMSTRSRIPSKSSQDATTPLMRYLEKELHYMNENLVEENFNSLLTPLWNNSVKILHQMAAEHSQQDGLTVFCHRLLYTLQCLEQCFHGEGNGLPLKILHSDEYKTLKAYLTHHSLSSHQLVDKFLQGKIWEQRVVGGEKYGAVTLLTSYRRSDQRLRVEVLNAVNLLPMDSNGLSDPYVRLCLEPHHTFPLVEPRCTQIKSCDLNPLFDEAFEFLVGLDQCQAPGACLVVTVLDHDILRMDDFEGEAFLSLKDIPGVAKGGEEKDGPGFRPDAIPAQIRLPLMHPKPNDNILKMLESRKGEREIQAFVKKRRQREKQSREQSQP from the exons AATGGTGGCCTTTCAAGTATCAAGCAG TATTCGCCGGGCCATGCGCGTAAACTGGGGCAGACAAGAAAGATACGATACAGGAGg GATTTGAAGGATGACGAAAACCCCGAAGAGAAAGCCCGTCACATCAAACAGGTGGAG CTCAACCCTCTGTATAAGGAGTTGTTGTACACCATTGCACATAAGATGGGAAAAGTGGCAGCAACTGAGGTCTTTGCCGATAGCCAACTTCATCAATATATCAAAGAG gcTCTCACAATGACAGAATCTGAGCACAAATCTCTGATGGAGAAAGTACAACATTCAGAG CCACCTGTCTACTGCCTAATGGCCACTGTAAAGGAAGCCAGAGGAATTCTGGGAAAAGATATTAGTG GTTTAAGTGACCCGTACTGCTTGCTGAGCATACTGGAGGACGAAGAAGAGCGGCGTACACATCGTTCCAGAGTCAAGGCCTCGAAATACGTGGTCAAGGATGCCGTGTCGGCTGATAAGATTTATCAGACCCACATCAAGAAGCAGACTCTCAATCCAATTTGGAACCAGACATTTCTACT GGAGTTTGAAGACATCGCGGGGGCCAGCTTTCACCTTGAGATGTg GGATAAAGATGAGGAGGTGTCACTCGGTCAAAAACTCGAGGAGATCACAACTAGTTTTTCCAGTTTAAGCAG aattatAAAGGAggtcaaaaaggaaaaaggaacGGATGACTTTCTGGGGAAAATTGTCATCAAACTTCAG gACCTCCATTGTACCGAGGACGACTGGTACATTCTGGAGCCGAGAACGGAGACGTACCCTGATCGAGGCCGATGTCACCTGAACCTCAAGTTCATCCATAAAACG AGAGATGACGCGCTGAGCCCAGGTCGAAACGCTTACATCAACTACTGTGGAATCCTGCAACGCTTTGTTCTGTCTTACATTTCCAAGCAAAAG ACTTCCGCTCCATGGAAAGGGGAATTGTGTGGTGAAGCTCAAACTCTCCTGGAGCACTATGCTGCACAGACTGACCTCTCACCTTTCCTGCAAGATCTGGC GAAGTGGGTTGCGTACAGTCAACTTTATCAAAGCGTCGAGGTGGACTCGTCGTTGCTGCTACAACAGCTCACTTGCGTGGAGTATCGCTGGCATCAACAGGAACACGAGTTGCCGCAGCAACAG AAACAAGAACTCGGCGACTCCCTTCACCGTTTCTTGCATTACGGTCTCCATCTGGTGTCAAAATACAGAGACATTTTCCCGCCAACACCAAGCGCCACTCCGAAATTACACACATTGCTCAG AATCTTAGTCCAGATCTGTAAGACAAAGCCATTTCAGAAAATGAACCCGGCCGATTTTGAACTGCACGATGAGGTGGCTGATGCCGTCCAG ACAGGTACACAGGAGTGGTTTACCAACAAAAAAGGGCTGCACCAGCCAATGACCAAG GAGCTGTCAGAGATCATCGGCGCCTTGTCCAGGTTGATCGACGAAGTACGTGACGACATCAAACTCAACAAGGATGTCTGGAATCGAACATTTGTCAg TGCGGTGCAAGTGGATGTGTTCACTGCGGTCTACGAGAAGCTCGACTCGCTG GTTGCTACAGAAGTCAGAGAAACCTTATCTCAAACGGAAGGTCACATTGATCAGAGTCTAGCCAACAGCCTGTTTCCACTTTACCTGAGCCTGCAAGCCATTCACAAAGAAAAGGCCTTCTTACAGAAAAG GGGTTTACTGAAGCTGACAAACTTTCACGTGAGCTTCAGAGAGGCGCAGCCTTACTGGCTCAAGCAGATGTTCAACACCACGATGGACAGGGTGGAGAGGGCGGTGAAGGTCGACAAG CTCCAGCCTCTGCACTCGGGCGCAGTGCCGGTAAAACACAGTTCGTCAGCAGTGGACCTGGTTGCTTGTATCCAGCCTGTGTGTGACCTTTGGGAGCAGATGTCCTGGCCTGACCCTGAGGAGGCGTTTATGCTCATGGTCAAAATCACAGAG GATGTTTGCAAGATTGTGGTGACCTACTGTCATAGTCTGAAAGCCAGAGTCAGGATGCTCTCAGAGAAGTCAGACCACGAAAGCGCCATTAACATG CTGTGTGTTGTGGTGAACGACTTGGAGTACCTGCGCTCTGTCTTGACGCGGCTTCCCGCCAACCTGAATTGGGCGGGGCTTCAGGAACGCATCCAACACGTCATCGGGGAAAGTCAGTTCCAAAACACGCTGCCGTCTCAGGTGCAGCAAGCGCAGGGCATCCTCGGCCGGGAGATCCGCTCTGCTTTGGACACGCTGAGCAAAACG TTGAATACGGACATCGAGACTCATGTCAGGGGAATGTCGACCAGAAGCCGGATTCCGTCCAAATCCAGCCAAGAT GCCACAACTCCTCTTATGCGCTATCTGGAAAAAGAACTCCATTACATGAATGAAAACTTGGTTGAAGAGAACTTCAACAGCCTCCTGACTCCTTTGTGGAACAACTCGGTGAAGATCCTCCACCAGATGGCCGCCGAGCATTCGCAGCAAGATGGGCTCACGGTGTTCTGTCACAGGCTGCTGTACACGCTGcag TGCTTGGAGCAATGCTTCCACGGCGAGGGTAACGGCCTTCCGTTGAAAATCCTCCACTCGGATGAGTACAAG ACTCTCAAGGCCTACCTGACTCATCACTCTCTCAGCAGTCACCAGCTTGTGGACAAGTTCCTCCAAGGGAAAATATGGGAGCAG AGAGTGGTTGGCGGCGAGAAATACGGCGCTGTCACTCTTCTAACCTCCTACAGAAGATCAGACCAAAGGCTCAGAGTTGAGGTTTTGAACGCAGTCAACCTCCTACCAATGGATTCCAATG GTTTAAGTGATCCGTACGTGCGCTTATGTCTGGAGCCGCACCACACCTTCCCGCTCGTGGAACCTCGCTGCACTCAGATAAAAAGCTGCGATCTCAATCCGCTCTTTGACGAAGCCTTTGAGTT CCTGGTTGGACTGGATCAGTGCCAGGCTCCTGGTGCCTGCCTGGTGGTGACGGTTCTGGATCATGACATCTTGAGAATGGATGACTTTGAAGGTGAAGCCTTCCTGTCCCTCAAAGACATACCTGGAGTTGCAAaaggaggggaagaaaaagacGGACCGGGCTTTCGTCCGGATGCCATCCCGGCTCAAATACGTCTACCTCTCATGCATCCAAAACCTAATG ACAACATCCTGAAGATGTTGGAGTCCAGAAAAGGCGAGCGAGAAATACAAGCCTTCGtaaagaaaagaagacaaagagaGAAACAGTCCAGGGAGCAAAGTCAACCATGA
- the unc13d gene encoding protein unc-13 homolog D isoform X2 translates to MSSQRETVSSVDHLLKTPEQNGGLSSIKQYSPGHARKLGQTRKIRYRRDLKDDENPEEKARHIKQVELNPLYKELLYTIAHKMGKVAATEVFADSQLHQYIKEALTMTESEHKSLMEKVQHSEPPVYCLMATVKEARGILGKDISGLSDPYCLLSILEDEEERRTHRSRVKASKYVVKDAVSADKIYQTHIKKQTLNPIWNQTFLLEFEDIAGASFHLEMWDKDEEVSLGQKLEEITTSFSSLSRIIKEVKKEKGTDDFLGKIVIKLQDLHCTEDDWYILEPRTETYPDRGRCHLNLKFIHKTRDDALSPGRNAYINYCGILQRFVLSYISKQKTSAPWKGELCGEAQTLLEHYAAQTDLSPFLQDLAKWVAYSQLYQSVEVDSSLLLQQLTCVEYRWHQQEHELPQQQKQELGDSLHRFLHYGLHLVSKYRDIFPPTPSATPKLHTLLRILVQICKTKPFQKMNPADFELHDEVADAVQTGTQEWFTNKKGLHQPMTKELSEIIGALSRLIDEVRDDIKLNKDVWNRTFVSAVQVDVFTAVYEKLDSLVATEVRETLSQTEGHIDQSLANSLFPLYLSLQAIHKEKAFLQKRGLLKLTNFHVSFREAQPYWLKQMFNTTMDRVERAVKVDKLQPLHSGAVPVKHSSSAVDLVACIQPVCDLWEQMSWPDPEEAFMLMVKITEDVCKIVVTYCHSLKARVRMLSEKSDHESAINMLCVVVNDLEYLRSVLTRLPANLNWAGLQERIQHVIGESQFQNTLPSQVQQAQGILGREIRSALDTLSKTLNTDIETHVRGMSTRSRIPSKSSQDATTPLMRYLEKELHYMNENLVEENFNSLLTPLWNNSVKILHQMAAEHSQQDGLTVFCHRLLYTLQCLEQCFHGEGNGLPLKILHSDEYKTLKAYLTHHSLSSHQLVDKFLQGKIWEQRVVGGEKYGAVTLLTSYRRSDQRLRVEVLNAVNLLPMDSNGLSDPYVRLCLEPHHTFPLVEPRCTQIKSCDLNPLFDEAFEFLVGLDQCQAPGACLVVTVLDHDILRMDDFEGEAFLSLKDIPGVAKGGEEKDGPGFRPDAIPAQIRLPLMHPKPNGTVELFCFVRRYVTLAGF, encoded by the exons AATGGTGGCCTTTCAAGTATCAAGCAG TATTCGCCGGGCCATGCGCGTAAACTGGGGCAGACAAGAAAGATACGATACAGGAGg GATTTGAAGGATGACGAAAACCCCGAAGAGAAAGCCCGTCACATCAAACAGGTGGAG CTCAACCCTCTGTATAAGGAGTTGTTGTACACCATTGCACATAAGATGGGAAAAGTGGCAGCAACTGAGGTCTTTGCCGATAGCCAACTTCATCAATATATCAAAGAG gcTCTCACAATGACAGAATCTGAGCACAAATCTCTGATGGAGAAAGTACAACATTCAGAG CCACCTGTCTACTGCCTAATGGCCACTGTAAAGGAAGCCAGAGGAATTCTGGGAAAAGATATTAGTG GTTTAAGTGACCCGTACTGCTTGCTGAGCATACTGGAGGACGAAGAAGAGCGGCGTACACATCGTTCCAGAGTCAAGGCCTCGAAATACGTGGTCAAGGATGCCGTGTCGGCTGATAAGATTTATCAGACCCACATCAAGAAGCAGACTCTCAATCCAATTTGGAACCAGACATTTCTACT GGAGTTTGAAGACATCGCGGGGGCCAGCTTTCACCTTGAGATGTg GGATAAAGATGAGGAGGTGTCACTCGGTCAAAAACTCGAGGAGATCACAACTAGTTTTTCCAGTTTAAGCAG aattatAAAGGAggtcaaaaaggaaaaaggaacGGATGACTTTCTGGGGAAAATTGTCATCAAACTTCAG gACCTCCATTGTACCGAGGACGACTGGTACATTCTGGAGCCGAGAACGGAGACGTACCCTGATCGAGGCCGATGTCACCTGAACCTCAAGTTCATCCATAAAACG AGAGATGACGCGCTGAGCCCAGGTCGAAACGCTTACATCAACTACTGTGGAATCCTGCAACGCTTTGTTCTGTCTTACATTTCCAAGCAAAAG ACTTCCGCTCCATGGAAAGGGGAATTGTGTGGTGAAGCTCAAACTCTCCTGGAGCACTATGCTGCACAGACTGACCTCTCACCTTTCCTGCAAGATCTGGC GAAGTGGGTTGCGTACAGTCAACTTTATCAAAGCGTCGAGGTGGACTCGTCGTTGCTGCTACAACAGCTCACTTGCGTGGAGTATCGCTGGCATCAACAGGAACACGAGTTGCCGCAGCAACAG AAACAAGAACTCGGCGACTCCCTTCACCGTTTCTTGCATTACGGTCTCCATCTGGTGTCAAAATACAGAGACATTTTCCCGCCAACACCAAGCGCCACTCCGAAATTACACACATTGCTCAG AATCTTAGTCCAGATCTGTAAGACAAAGCCATTTCAGAAAATGAACCCGGCCGATTTTGAACTGCACGATGAGGTGGCTGATGCCGTCCAG ACAGGTACACAGGAGTGGTTTACCAACAAAAAAGGGCTGCACCAGCCAATGACCAAG GAGCTGTCAGAGATCATCGGCGCCTTGTCCAGGTTGATCGACGAAGTACGTGACGACATCAAACTCAACAAGGATGTCTGGAATCGAACATTTGTCAg TGCGGTGCAAGTGGATGTGTTCACTGCGGTCTACGAGAAGCTCGACTCGCTG GTTGCTACAGAAGTCAGAGAAACCTTATCTCAAACGGAAGGTCACATTGATCAGAGTCTAGCCAACAGCCTGTTTCCACTTTACCTGAGCCTGCAAGCCATTCACAAAGAAAAGGCCTTCTTACAGAAAAG GGGTTTACTGAAGCTGACAAACTTTCACGTGAGCTTCAGAGAGGCGCAGCCTTACTGGCTCAAGCAGATGTTCAACACCACGATGGACAGGGTGGAGAGGGCGGTGAAGGTCGACAAG CTCCAGCCTCTGCACTCGGGCGCAGTGCCGGTAAAACACAGTTCGTCAGCAGTGGACCTGGTTGCTTGTATCCAGCCTGTGTGTGACCTTTGGGAGCAGATGTCCTGGCCTGACCCTGAGGAGGCGTTTATGCTCATGGTCAAAATCACAGAG GATGTTTGCAAGATTGTGGTGACCTACTGTCATAGTCTGAAAGCCAGAGTCAGGATGCTCTCAGAGAAGTCAGACCACGAAAGCGCCATTAACATG CTGTGTGTTGTGGTGAACGACTTGGAGTACCTGCGCTCTGTCTTGACGCGGCTTCCCGCCAACCTGAATTGGGCGGGGCTTCAGGAACGCATCCAACACGTCATCGGGGAAAGTCAGTTCCAAAACACGCTGCCGTCTCAGGTGCAGCAAGCGCAGGGCATCCTCGGCCGGGAGATCCGCTCTGCTTTGGACACGCTGAGCAAAACG TTGAATACGGACATCGAGACTCATGTCAGGGGAATGTCGACCAGAAGCCGGATTCCGTCCAAATCCAGCCAAGAT GCCACAACTCCTCTTATGCGCTATCTGGAAAAAGAACTCCATTACATGAATGAAAACTTGGTTGAAGAGAACTTCAACAGCCTCCTGACTCCTTTGTGGAACAACTCGGTGAAGATCCTCCACCAGATGGCCGCCGAGCATTCGCAGCAAGATGGGCTCACGGTGTTCTGTCACAGGCTGCTGTACACGCTGcag TGCTTGGAGCAATGCTTCCACGGCGAGGGTAACGGCCTTCCGTTGAAAATCCTCCACTCGGATGAGTACAAG ACTCTCAAGGCCTACCTGACTCATCACTCTCTCAGCAGTCACCAGCTTGTGGACAAGTTCCTCCAAGGGAAAATATGGGAGCAG AGAGTGGTTGGCGGCGAGAAATACGGCGCTGTCACTCTTCTAACCTCCTACAGAAGATCAGACCAAAGGCTCAGAGTTGAGGTTTTGAACGCAGTCAACCTCCTACCAATGGATTCCAATG GTTTAAGTGATCCGTACGTGCGCTTATGTCTGGAGCCGCACCACACCTTCCCGCTCGTGGAACCTCGCTGCACTCAGATAAAAAGCTGCGATCTCAATCCGCTCTTTGACGAAGCCTTTGAGTT CCTGGTTGGACTGGATCAGTGCCAGGCTCCTGGTGCCTGCCTGGTGGTGACGGTTCTGGATCATGACATCTTGAGAATGGATGACTTTGAAGGTGAAGCCTTCCTGTCCCTCAAAGACATACCTGGAGTTGCAAaaggaggggaagaaaaagacGGACCGGGCTTTCGTCCGGATGCCATCCCGGCTCAAATACGTCTACCTCTCATGCATCCAAAACCTAATGGTACGGTCGAGCTCTTTTGCTTTGTACGAAGATATGTCACTTTGGCCGGTTTCTGA